GGAAGGCCGACGCTTCGTGATCGCGGGCGACATCCGCCACAGTCGCGTGGCTCGCTCGTCCGCACGCGCGCTTTGGCTGCTCGGCGCGCGCGTGACGCTGTGCGGCCCGCCGCTGCTGCTGACGCTTTCGGCCCCGGGGTGGGGCTTCGCCGATCTGGCGACCGATCTCGACGCGTGCTTGCCGACCGCCGATGCGCTCATGCTGCTGCGCATTCAAAAGGAAAGAGGCGACGCAAGTGAGCTGCCGCCGTTCGAGGACATCGCCACGGGTTATGGGCTGACGCCGGCTCGGCTCGCCAAACTGCCGCCGCACGCCGTCATCATGCACCCTGGACCGGTCAACCGCGGGTTGGAGATCGCCGATGAGCTGGTCACGCATCCGCGCAGCCGCATCGAGCGTCAGGTGGCCAATGGGGTCTACGCGCGCATGGCGGTGCTTGAACGAGTGCTGCGCGGTCTTGAGCGGCCGCTCGCGGGGCGCGCCCGATGAGCCTCATGCTTAAGGCCGAAAACCGCGACTTCGTGGGCGCGCGTGTCGTCGATCCGGTGCTCGGTCTCGACGCGATACGCACCATCGTCGTGCGCAACGGCGTCGTCACCGCACTGCTCGACCGCGCGCCCTCAGCCGCCGATCCGCACACCGAGCGCGTCGATTGCGCGGGCATGGTGCTCTGCCCCGGCTTCATCGATCCGCATGTCCACGTGCGCGAGCCCGGCGAGACCCATAAGGAAACGCTCAAGACCGCGCTTGCGGCCGCTGCCGCCGGCGGCTTCAGCGCGGTTGCGGCGATGCCGAACACGCGCCCGGCGATGGACGACGCGGCTAAAGTGACCCGCCTCATCGGCGACGCGGCCGCCATGCGCAGCGTGCGCTGCTATCCCATCGGGGCGGTCACAAGAGGAAGAGAAGGAGAAGCGCTCGCAGCGCTGCGCTCGATGGCGGCTGCAGGCGCGGTCGCGTTCTCAGACGACGGCAACGCCACCAAGTCCCTCAAGACCCTCTACCACGCCGCCAAGCTCATCGCCGACCTGCCGCAACCGATGTTGTCGCACTGCGAAGACCCGAGCTTCGCCGATGCGCTCATGCACGAGGGCGAGGTGAGCGACCTCTTAGGCGTGCCCGGCTCGCCGGCGCTCGCCGAAGCGGCGATCGCCGCACGCGATCTGCTCGTCGCACAGGCGACGGGCAAAGCGTGGCATCTGTGCCACGTCAGCACTCGAATGACGCTGGACGTTTTCCGCTGGGCGCGCAGCGCCGGCGTGCGTGTGACCGCCGAAGTCACGCCGCACCACCTGCAATGCACGCACGAGCTGCTGCTCAATTTCAACGCGGCGATGCGCGTCAATCCGCCGCTGCGCACCGCCGCCGACGTCGCCGCGCTGCGCAAGGCCGTGCTCGACGGCACGGTCACCATCTTCGCCAGCGATCACGCCCCGCACGCGACGGCGGAGAAAGAGCCGCCGCTCTCCCACGCCTGCGTCGGCTTCTCGGGGCTCGAGACCGCCGTGGCCGCTACGTTCGACGCACTGCCCGACGCGCCGCTCAAGACGATGGTGGGGAATTTCTCCAGCAATGTCGCCGCACTGCTCAACGTCCGCGGCGGCACGTTAGCGGTCGGCGCGCCGGCCGACATCACCGGTCTGTATCTCGACAGGCCGTGGACGGTGGAACCAAGCAACTTCCGCTCGCTGGGCAAAGTCACGCCGTTCGCCGGGCGCACGTTCAAGGTGCGGCCCGCGCTCACCGTGGTCGGCGGCGCGATCGTCTATCGGCTCGCCGATGAGCCGCGCGCCGGCGCGAGCGAAGCGCGCCAGCCGGCGCGCACTACGCCCGAACTGGCCGCCAAGGAACGGCGCACGTGAGGCGGCCGGCGCTCCTGCTGCTCGCCGACGGCGCGGCGTACGAAGGCGCCGCGGTCGGACCGGACGGCACCGCCTTGGGAGAGGCGGTGTTCTTCACCGGCGTGACCGGCTATGAAGAGGCGCTGACCGATCCCTCGTACGCAGGGCAGATCATCGTGTTCTGCTACCCGCTCATCGGCAACTACGGCGTCGACCCCGGCGTCAGGCAACACGCGACGATCTGCTGTGCGGGCGCGGTGTTCAAACGCCTGAGCAAGCATCCCAGCCACTATCGCAGCAGCGGCCGGCTCGACGAGTGGATGGCGGCGAGCGGCGTGCGCGGCAT
This DNA window, taken from Candidatus Eremiobacteraceae bacterium, encodes the following:
- a CDS encoding aspartate carbamoyltransferase catalytic subunit — protein: MTSPAHFLDLDDVQRPALEALIVRAHAFKKGVPDAGVRLRGRTILGMFFEPSTRTANSFALAAQQLGAHWLAFDTGGSSMSKGETLEDTARTIAALGADAIVVRHQESGFPHALARYFSGAVINAGDGWHAHPTQGVLDAMTLVEELGSLEGRRFVIAGDIRHSRVARSSARALWLLGARVTLCGPPLLLTLSAPGWGFADLATDLDACLPTADALMLLRIQKERGDASELPPFEDIATGYGLTPARLAKLPPHAVIMHPGPVNRGLEIADELVTHPRSRIERQVANGVYARMAVLERVLRGLERPLAGRAR
- a CDS encoding dihydroorotase, with the translated sequence MSLMLKAENRDFVGARVVDPVLGLDAIRTIVVRNGVVTALLDRAPSAADPHTERVDCAGMVLCPGFIDPHVHVREPGETHKETLKTALAAAAAGGFSAVAAMPNTRPAMDDAAKVTRLIGDAAAMRSVRCYPIGAVTRGREGEALAALRSMAAAGAVAFSDDGNATKSLKTLYHAAKLIADLPQPMLSHCEDPSFADALMHEGEVSDLLGVPGSPALAEAAIAARDLLVAQATGKAWHLCHVSTRMTLDVFRWARSAGVRVTAEVTPHHLQCTHELLLNFNAAMRVNPPLRTAADVAALRKAVLDGTVTIFASDHAPHATAEKEPPLSHACVGFSGLETAVAATFDALPDAPLKTMVGNFSSNVAALLNVRGGTLAVGAPADITGLYLDRPWTVEPSNFRSLGKVTPFAGRTFKVRPALTVVGGAIVYRLADEPRAGASEARQPARTTPELAAKERRT